From the Teredinibacter turnerae T7901 genome, one window contains:
- a CDS encoding glycosyltransferase family 39 protein — METSQQKTLRFFFLGLFLIGFISRVLPLFLGESRIFEQFPTEDGYLMLTIARYLALGFGMSTADGTLITNGTQPFVTFIWSLGFLLTGGSKLGGVIFAHLIQVLVSIAFAWVMYKLAKKIFHKHSPIYALGLSAVLFTSPQLLPHSMNFLETGFYVFIIACVMYVFYETEEEAATPWSIQKSLLVGVLLGLMFWVRIDSVFIIFAACITYLYRGSDLGISHIKQRFIRVLIFGATSVLIASPWLIYNYIYFGSIMPISGQAQNARMLAQNAPVVPSTLLEYLLVFIPIPSSLQEKIPVILFSTIAMLGAAAIAVKAFFKVEKPQKSLILMGLTTVVCFTIYYGIFFGAKHFVGRYFAATAPFLALFSLGMVIFLLQIIGESSRGLLKTGVAALAVVIFAVEAGLNYRIFQTGVPHAHIQVVNWVESHVPEDTWVAAVQTGTLGYFHDKTYNLDGKVNAEALKAKHGEAYCPETKASTESEQNCLMYYIVQSDIQYLADWSGLAGWAELPPLLDYFTLEVSDAKKNLTVFKRKGAPSK, encoded by the coding sequence GTGGAAACATCACAACAGAAAACGCTACGATTTTTCTTTTTAGGACTTTTTCTCATCGGCTTCATCTCCCGCGTACTTCCTTTATTTTTGGGTGAATCGCGAATCTTCGAGCAATTCCCCACAGAAGATGGCTACCTGATGCTAACGATTGCGAGATACCTCGCACTTGGATTTGGCATGAGCACAGCTGATGGAACCTTAATAACTAACGGCACACAGCCCTTTGTTACTTTTATATGGTCTCTGGGATTTTTACTCACCGGCGGCAGTAAGCTGGGAGGTGTAATCTTTGCGCACCTCATTCAGGTATTAGTCAGCATAGCCTTTGCCTGGGTCATGTATAAACTCGCAAAAAAAATATTCCATAAGCACTCGCCGATTTACGCACTGGGTTTATCTGCGGTACTGTTTACCAGCCCACAACTGCTGCCTCACTCCATGAATTTTTTGGAGACGGGGTTTTACGTTTTCATTATTGCCTGCGTGATGTACGTTTTTTACGAAACCGAAGAGGAGGCAGCCACACCGTGGAGCATACAGAAATCGCTGCTGGTCGGTGTACTCTTGGGGCTGATGTTCTGGGTGAGAATAGACTCGGTTTTCATTATTTTCGCCGCATGCATTACCTATCTTTATCGCGGTAGTGACTTAGGCATATCTCACATAAAACAGCGCTTTATTCGGGTACTTATCTTCGGCGCAACCAGTGTGCTAATCGCATCGCCTTGGCTAATCTATAACTATATCTATTTCGGCTCGATCATGCCGATAAGCGGGCAAGCGCAAAACGCGCGTATGCTGGCGCAGAATGCACCGGTTGTTCCTTCCACCTTGCTCGAGTATTTGCTGGTATTCATACCTATCCCATCTTCATTGCAGGAAAAAATACCTGTCATATTATTTTCCACGATAGCGATGCTCGGTGCAGCGGCTATCGCAGTGAAGGCGTTCTTCAAGGTTGAAAAACCGCAAAAAAGTCTCATCCTCATGGGGTTGACCACCGTCGTTTGTTTTACCATCTACTACGGTATCTTCTTCGGCGCTAAACACTTTGTTGGGCGGTACTTCGCCGCGACAGCCCCGTTCCTCGCTCTGTTTTCACTAGGTATGGTTATCTTCCTGCTGCAAATCATCGGCGAGAGTAGCAGAGGACTACTCAAAACGGGCGTAGCTGCACTAGCGGTTGTAATTTTTGCAGTGGAAGCCGGCCTCAATTACCGCATTTTTCAAACCGGCGTACCTCACGCTCACATTCAAGTCGTAAACTGGGTTGAAAGTCATGTACCGGAAGATACCTGGGTCGCAGCAGTACAAACTGGGACTTTAGGTTATTTCCACGACAAGACCTACAATCTGGATGGCAAGGTAAACGCAGAAGCACTCAAGGCTAAACACGGCGAAGCCTATTGCCCTGAAACCAAAGCGAGCACCGAATCTGAGCAAAACTGCCTGATGTACTACATCGTACAAAGTGATATTCAGTATCTTGCCGACTGGAGTGGCCTGGCTGGATGGGCTGAACTACCTCCACTACTGGATTACTTCACCCTGGAAGTTAGCGATGCGAAGAAAAACCTGACCGTCTTCAAGCGCAAGGGAGCGCCCAGCAAGTAG
- a CDS encoding GMC oxidoreductase produces the protein MAVKHFDTLVVGSGFASTFFLHEYLKWAPETERVVVLERGLINNATPGKNYAEAKGMPFHKTMINLNPSKVWVQRLGFGGGTCWTGNSPRMHPNDFRTASLYGRGEDWPFQYSELEPYYCDAEDLMGISGGETSVFPRSRPYPLPPHRLNGLDREFAKKYPGLHFAMPCARPSAPGSGRAVCCSNGICESCPVAAKFQVDFHMRAVYADPRVTLITEANVVQLDIQNGQVVGALYESAGEQHRVTCDLAAVGAHGIMSPFILLKSGLTDPALGRYLNEQIAISVDVLLDGVKNYDGSTITTGYGAMKLDGEFRRDHPGFLVENWNLPWLRAERGRWQERGYFKLVFEELPQERNYVAISDVDPSKPAVNYVDNSDYGKTAFAMADSFVAELLSGMPVESYKVEVPETLDGEAHIQGTTRMGTDPATSVVDANQVHHKVRNLLCLGSGVFTTCPAANPTLTLSALSLRAARKLKGQASPV, from the coding sequence ATGGCAGTGAAGCATTTTGATACCTTGGTAGTAGGGTCCGGTTTTGCATCGACCTTCTTTCTGCATGAGTACCTCAAGTGGGCGCCCGAAACTGAGCGCGTCGTTGTGCTTGAGCGAGGCTTGATTAATAACGCTACCCCAGGCAAAAACTATGCCGAAGCAAAGGGGATGCCTTTTCACAAAACGATGATCAATTTGAATCCGAGCAAAGTCTGGGTTCAAAGACTTGGCTTTGGTGGTGGTACCTGCTGGACGGGCAACTCTCCGCGGATGCACCCCAATGACTTCAGAACCGCGTCGCTGTACGGTCGCGGGGAAGATTGGCCGTTTCAATACAGTGAATTGGAGCCCTATTATTGCGATGCCGAAGATCTAATGGGAATCAGCGGTGGCGAAACCTCTGTGTTTCCCCGCTCCCGTCCTTATCCGCTTCCCCCTCACCGATTGAATGGTCTGGATCGGGAATTTGCAAAAAAATACCCGGGTTTACATTTCGCAATGCCCTGCGCACGCCCGAGTGCGCCGGGTAGTGGGCGTGCTGTCTGTTGCTCGAATGGTATCTGCGAGTCCTGTCCGGTCGCTGCAAAGTTCCAGGTCGATTTTCATATGCGGGCGGTTTATGCAGACCCCAGGGTTACGCTGATTACCGAAGCAAATGTGGTTCAGCTCGATATTCAAAACGGTCAAGTTGTCGGAGCACTTTACGAGTCCGCTGGTGAGCAGCATCGCGTGACATGTGATCTCGCTGCGGTAGGTGCACATGGCATTATGTCGCCATTTATCCTCCTCAAATCTGGGTTAACTGACCCAGCGCTGGGTCGCTACCTTAATGAGCAGATTGCAATTTCCGTGGACGTCCTCTTGGACGGCGTTAAAAATTACGACGGTAGCACCATCACCACAGGCTATGGTGCAATGAAACTGGATGGTGAGTTTCGCCGTGATCACCCAGGGTTTCTGGTGGAAAACTGGAACTTGCCCTGGTTGCGCGCCGAGCGCGGACGCTGGCAGGAACGAGGCTATTTTAAGCTGGTATTTGAGGAGCTTCCCCAAGAACGAAATTATGTGGCTATTTCGGACGTAGATCCGAGCAAACCCGCAGTGAACTACGTGGATAACTCCGATTACGGAAAAACAGCATTCGCGATGGCAGACAGTTTTGTCGCTGAATTGCTGTCCGGTATGCCTGTGGAAAGTTATAAGGTCGAGGTGCCGGAAACACTCGACGGGGAAGCGCATATTCAGGGTACAACCCGCATGGGAACTGACCCAGCGACAAGCGTTGTGGATGCGAATCAAGTCCATCACAAAGTGCGAAATTTACTGTGCCTGGGAAGTGGCGTTTTTACCACCTGTCCAGCGGCAAATCCGACGCTTACGCTTTCTGCGCTTTCCTTGCGCGCCGCGCGAAAATTAAAAGGCCAAGCTTCGCCGGTGTAG